The following are encoded together in the Chloroflexota bacterium genome:
- a CDS encoding DUF429 domain-containing protein has protein sequence MWLTQASFIGVVPLAGHPLTYAALDAERRLLALAQGDLAEVVAFCGGQRHAVVALAAPARPSQGLLQQPAYRDALEAPLRPGRWQEGRVAEFLLRRHNLRMLPTPVDPARAPSWMRVGFRLYDRLLQMGYQPYPAGESPHQVLETYPYAAFAVLLGHLPFRKDTLEGRIQRQLVLQEQGLDLPNPLRIFEEFTRHRFLSGVLPTDGLFAPAELDALVAAWTAWKAATAPDEVVALGDPAEGQIVLPVATLRTRYTTV, from the coding sequence ATGTGGTTGACCCAGGCGAGTTTCATCGGCGTGGTGCCGTTGGCGGGGCATCCTTTGACCTATGCTGCCCTCGATGCCGAGCGTCGGTTGCTGGCGTTGGCGCAAGGTGATTTGGCCGAAGTGGTGGCCTTTTGTGGCGGGCAACGACATGCTGTGGTGGCGCTGGCAGCGCCTGCACGCCCCAGCCAGGGCTTGCTGCAACAACCGGCCTACCGCGATGCCCTTGAAGCCCCTTTGCGGCCAGGTCGCTGGCAGGAAGGCCGGGTGGCCGAGTTTCTGTTGCGCCGCCACAACTTGAGGATGCTCCCCACCCCCGTCGACCCCGCCCGGGCTCCTTCGTGGATGCGCGTCGGCTTCCGCTTGTACGACCGCTTGCTTCAAATGGGTTATCAACCTTACCCTGCGGGGGAAAGCCCGCACCAGGTGCTGGAAACCTACCCTTACGCGGCTTTTGCTGTTTTGCTCGGCCATTTGCCTTTTCGCAAAGACACGCTGGAAGGGCGTATTCAGCGCCAGTTGGTGCTGCAAGAGCAGGGGCTGGACTTGCCTAACCCGCTGCGCATTTTCGAGGAATTTACCCGCCACCGCTTTTTGAGCGGTGTGTTGCCCACCGATGGACTGTTTGCCCCTGCGGAACTGGATGCCCTCGTGGCGGCGTGGACGGCGTGGAAGGCGGCTACTGCCCCCGATGAAGTGGTGGCGTTGGGCGACCCTGCCGAAGGGCAAATTGTGCTCCCTGTTGCTACGCTGCGAACCCGTTACACCACGGTGTGA
- a CDS encoding DUF389 domain-containing protein has product MDCLPLRNWMPSWRRGRRGRRLLPPMKWWRWATLPKGKLCSLLLRCEPVTPRCEAMKQDTLPPVPPEKEGASASTEPPRLSRRMRVLGWWRRQMRAVDVKRRGTVIAQLREGSHPDFDYFLMVLLSSIIATSGLLINSGATVIGAMLVAPLMTPILGLGLSSLTGDEQLLKDAASALLRGALVAIATALVLTLINRPLPFAPLQQLPYEVLSRTRPGPIDLAIALAGGTAAAFAWALPSVSPSLPGVAIATALMPPLDVVGIGIGLGRWDVAGGALLLFLTNAIAIAFASMLVFYVLDFGETTVFQIRSIRDLPRGLQLSGVLVLLLLLPLAYLSARFVRQAARTSWIDGVAAEEVQRMGAELTNIRFEERDGVLHMNLEVRTQRTLRYEEVRDLQKRLAERLGQSVSIVVDQTIYTKLSPLILPTPTFTPTPGPSPTATATPTATATPTATPTATATPTATPTATPTATPTPTPALGLVANTRWRGVHLRQSPDGPIIATLREGEKLQITHHLAVVSGLVWVEVIDPQGRVGWMPLIYTATLTPTPTPTATPSPQPTPTATP; this is encoded by the coding sequence ATGGACTGTTTGCCCCTGCGGAACTGGATGCCCTCGTGGCGGCGTGGACGGCGTGGAAGGCGGCTACTGCCCCCGATGAAGTGGTGGCGTTGGGCGACCCTGCCGAAGGGCAAATTGTGCTCCCTGTTGCTACGCTGCGAACCCGTTACACCACGGTGTGAGGCCATGAAGCAAGATACGCTGCCCCCTGTTCCACCGGAGAAAGAAGGTGCTTCTGCAAGCACCGAGCCGCCGCGGCTTTCGCGGCGGATGCGTGTGTTGGGGTGGTGGCGGCGGCAGATGCGCGCCGTCGACGTCAAACGCCGCGGAACCGTGATTGCCCAATTGCGGGAAGGCTCTCACCCCGATTTCGACTATTTCCTGATGGTGCTGCTTTCCAGCATCATTGCAACTTCGGGGCTTCTCATCAACTCCGGCGCTACGGTGATTGGGGCCATGCTCGTAGCCCCGCTGATGACCCCCATCCTGGGCCTGGGTTTGTCGTCGCTGACCGGCGATGAACAACTGTTGAAGGACGCGGCCAGCGCCCTGTTGCGTGGGGCGTTGGTTGCCATTGCCACGGCGTTGGTGTTGACCCTCATCAATCGGCCGTTGCCCTTTGCCCCCTTGCAGCAACTGCCCTATGAGGTGCTTTCCCGCACCCGGCCAGGCCCCATTGACCTGGCCATTGCCCTCGCGGGCGGCACCGCGGCGGCTTTTGCCTGGGCTTTGCCTTCGGTTTCGCCTTCCCTGCCTGGTGTGGCGATTGCCACCGCTTTGATGCCCCCGTTGGATGTGGTCGGCATTGGCATTGGCCTGGGGCGTTGGGACGTGGCCGGCGGCGCACTGTTGCTCTTCTTGACCAACGCGATCGCAATCGCGTTTGCCTCAATGCTGGTTTTTTACGTCCTGGATTTTGGCGAGACCACGGTTTTCCAAATCCGCAGTATCCGCGATTTGCCTCGGGGTTTGCAACTTTCGGGGGTGTTGGTATTGTTGCTGCTGCTGCCGCTGGCTTATTTGAGCGCCCGGTTTGTGCGCCAGGCTGCCCGCACCAGCTGGATTGACGGCGTGGCCGCCGAGGAAGTGCAGCGCATGGGGGCGGAACTCACCAACATTCGCTTCGAAGAGCGGGATGGTGTGCTCCACATGAACCTGGAAGTGCGCACCCAACGCACCTTGCGTTACGAAGAGGTGCGCGACCTGCAAAAGCGCCTGGCCGAGCGGCTGGGGCAATCGGTTTCCATTGTGGTTGACCAGACGATTTACACCAAACTCAGCCCGCTGATTCTCCCCACCCCAACCTTTACGCCCACGCCGGGGCCTTCCCCTACCGCGACGGCCACGCCCACCGCGACGGCCACGCCTACCGCCACGCCCACCGCGACGGCCACGCCTACCGCGACCCCCACGGCCACCCCCACAGCCACCCCCACCCCTACCCCTGCTTTGGGCCTGGTTGCCAACACGCGCTGGCGCGGCGTGCATTTGCGGCAATCGCCCGATGGCCCTATCATTGCCACGCTGCGCGAGGGCGAAAAGTTGCAAATTACCCATCACTTGGCCGTGGTAAGCGGGCTGGTGTGGGTTGAGGTCATTGACCCGCAGGGCCGGGTGGGCTGGATGCCGTTGATTTACACCGCCACCCTGACCCCGACGCCCACGCCGACGGCTACGCCCTCCCCGCAGCCGACGCCAACGGCCACCCCTTGA